From Epinephelus lanceolatus isolate andai-2023 chromosome 2, ASM4190304v1, whole genome shotgun sequence, one genomic window encodes:
- the LOC144458898 gene encoding mucin-2-like: MSCNNMKPLCEQILTSPAFNSCHSVLDVSSFTSACISDLCHCGSSGVEPIEPLCLCHTVSEFSRQCSHAGGRPLNWRTKELCWKSCSHQMEYRECGSPCADTCSNPEASHTCDNHCIDGCFCPAGTVLDDLGGMGCVPLSKCSCSYNSRIYGPGESYYSNCKKCVCESGQWKCTEESCHGSCAVEGGAHVNTFDGKFYIFHGDCSYVLAKDCSGSQFVVQGELVQCGLTESETCLKTVTLGLSGGANVITIHPNGKVFVNGIFAQLPFSAAGISAFRASSFYLLVQTSVGVLLEVQLQPIMQLYITVTSEYKAKTCGLCGNFNSNQADDFLKLSGVPDATATGFVNSWKTHASCPDVKSNFENPCSLSLDNEKYAKHWCSMLSDPQGVFASCHSEISPDSYSENCMYDSCNCEKSEDCMCAAVSSYVHACAAAGIQISGWRKVICGKYASSCPSSMVYSYNITSSSQTCRCISSEHLSCHFSFPPIDGCVCAEETYLDDSGKCVPAKACPCYDKGSVVPPGQVVSKDGLMCTCKGGKLKCIGEIVEQPSCVAPMVYYNCSAQGPGAKGTECEKSCNTLDMTCVTTGCVSGCMCPSDLVSDGKGGCIKPEACFCVHNGISYQHGETTKVDCNTCTCKGIKWECTTNQCDGTCSVYGAGHYMTFDRKRFTFDGTCEYILTQDYCGSAESNGTFRVITENVPCGTTGTTCSKTIKIFLGSAELILTEGSYQVISSGNEETVPFRFSTMGIYLVVEANNGLILMWDRKTSLFIKLSSKYKGRVCGLCGNYDGNANNDFTTRSHAVVVNPLVFGNSWKDLPSCPDAKSISSPCTANPYRQAWAQKHCGIIQSDVFSACHSIVDPAPYYDACAFDSCACDTGGDCECFCTAVAAYAEACNQAGICVRWRTPKICRCYPKCPLAQPYFDEDTMTCVVKDQCGCYDKEGKHYKNNEKVPTTENCQTW, from the exons ATGAGCTGCAACAACATG AAACCTCTGTGTGAGCAGATCCTCACATCGCCGGCCTTCAACAGCTGTCACAGTGTCCTGGACGTCTCCTCCTTCACATCCGCCTGTATTTCTGACCTCTGTCACTGTGGCAGCAGTGGCGTAGAACCGATCGAGCCCCTCTGCCTGTGTCACACTGTGTCAGAGTTCTCCAGACAGTGCAGCCATGCTGGTGGCAGACCCCTCAACTGGAGAACCAAGGAGCTCTGCT GGAAATCGTGTTCTCACCAAATGGAGTACAGAGAGTGTGGGAGTCCTTGTGCTGATACCTGCTCCAACCCAGAGGCCAGCCACACCTGTGACAACCACTGTATCGACGGCTGCTTCTGCCCTGCAG GCACCGTGCTGGATGACTTGGGCGGAATGGGTTGTGTCCCACTGAGCAAGTGTTCCTGCAGCTACAACAGCAGGATCTATGGACCAGGGGAGTCCTACTACAGTAACTGCAAAAAATG tgtgtgtgagagcggcCAGTGGAAGTGTACAGAGGAAAGCTGTCACGGAAGCTGTGCCGTGGAGGGAGGAGCTCATGTCAACACCTTCGATGGAAAATTCTACATCTTCCATGGGGACTGTTCCTACGTCCTGGCTAAG GACTGCAGTGGATCCCAGTTTGTGGTGCAGGGAGAACTGGTGCAGTGTGGACtgactgaaagtgaaacctGCCTCAAGACTGTGACTTTGGGTTTGTCTGGAGGGGCTAAT GTGATCACAATCCATCCCAACGGAAAGGTTTTTGTGAACGGCATCTTCGCCCAGTTACCCTTCTCCGCTG CTGGGATCTCCGCCTTCAGAGCGTCCTCTTTCTACCTGCTGGTGCAGACGTCTGTTGGAGTTCTGTtggaggtgcagctgcagcCAATCATGCAGCTCTACATCACAGTGACCAGTGAATACAAGGCCAAGACCTGTG GTCTGTGTGGGAACTTCAACAGCAACCAAGCTGACGACTTCCTGAAGCTCAGCGGTGTTCCAGATGCCACAGCAACTGGATTTGTCAACAGCTGGAAGACTCATGCCAGTTGCCCAGATGTGAAGAGCAACTTTGAGAACCCCTGCAGCCTCAGTCTGGATAACG AGAAATACGCCaagcactggtgctccatgctGAGTGACCCTCAGGGGGTGTTTGCCTCCTGTCACTCAGAGATCAGCCCTGACTCGTACAGTGAG AACTGCATGTATGACAGCTGTAACTGTGAGAAAAGTGAGGACTGCATGTGTGCTGCGGTGTCCTCATACGTCCACGCCTGTGCAGCTGCAGGGATCCAGATCAGCGGCTGGAGGAAGGTCATCTGTG GGAAATACGCCAGCTCCTGCCCCAGCAGCATGGTCTACTCCTACAACATCACATCCAGCAGTCAGACCTGCCGTTGCATCAGCTCCGAACATCTCAGCTGCCACTTCTCCTTCCCGCCCATCGATGGCTGTGTCTGCGCAGAGGAAACCTATCTGGACGACTCCGGGAAGTGTGTCCCTGCTAAGGCTTGTCCCTGTTATGACAAAGGCTCTGTGGTGCCTCCTGGACAGGTCGTCAGCAAGGACGGGCTCATGTG CACCTGTAAGGGGGGCAAACTCAAATGCATTGGAGAGATTGTTGAACAGCCAT CCTGCGTTGCTCCCATGGTGTACTACAACTGCTCTGCTCAGGGCCCAGGAGCAAAAGGAACTGAGTGTGAAAAGAGCTGCAACACATTAGACATGACCTGT GTGACCACAGGGTGCGTCTCCGGCTGTATGTGTCCCTCTGACTTGGTGTCTGATGGTAAAGGAGGCTGCATCAAGCCAGAAGCCTGTTTCTGTGTTCACAACGGCATCTCGTACCAGCATGGAGAGACCACCAAGGTGGACTGCAACACCTG CACCTGTAAAGGCATTAAGTGGGAGTGCACCACCAACCAGTGTGATGGAACCTGCTCTGTCTACGGTGCCGGACACTACATGACTTTTGATCGGAAGCGCTTCACCTTCGATGGCACCTGTGAATACATTCTCACTCAG GACTACTGTGGCAGCGCTGAGAGTAATGGAACATTCAGAGTGATCACTGAGAATGTCCCGTGTGGAACCACAGGAACCACCTGCTCCAAAACCATCAAGATCTTTCtgggg aGCGCAGAGCTGATTCTAACAGAGGGAAGCTATCAGGTGATTTCAAGCGGAAATGAAGAGACAGTTCCGTTCCGTTTCAGCACTATGGGCATCTACCTGGTGGTTGAAGCCAACAATGGACTCATTCTCATGTGGGACAGGAAGACCAGCTTGTTCATCAAGCTCAGCTCGAAATACAAG GGTCGTGTGTGTGGGCTGTGTGGCAACTATGACGGCAATGCAAATAATGACTTCACCACAAGGTCCCATGCTGTGGTGGTCAACCCCCTGGTGTTTGGAAACAGCTGGAAGGATTTACCGAGCTGCCCCGACGCTAAGAGCATCAGCAGCCCCTGCACAGCCAACCCATACAGACAGGCGTGGGCCCAGAAGCACTGCGGCATCATACAGAGTGACGTCTTCTCTGCCTGCCACTCCATT GTGGATCCTGCTCCATACTACGATGCCTGTGCGTTTGACTCCTGTGCTTGTGACACTGGTGGAGACTGTGAGTGTTTCTGCACTGCTGTGGCTGCTTATGCTGAAGCCTGTAATCAAGCTGGCATCTGTGTACGATGGAGAACCCCAAAGATCTGTC GTTGCTATCCAAAATGTCCCCTTGCTCAGCCATACTTTGATGAGGACACAATGACATGTGTTGTAAAGGACCAATGTGGCTGCTACGATAAAGAGGGGAAACActacaaaaataatgaaaaagtaCCAACCACCGAAAACTGTCAGACATGGTAG
- the LOC144458899 gene encoding mucin-2 — protein MNDVIINGLETRPRSYTRAAVPNGEPTEQDLYSLEQQVITFFDSKGIAMNSKDTEACHPLPRKNVGVSPIHNGQVCSTWGNYHYKTFDGDVFQLRSTCNYVLTSSCRSSYKDFNIQIRSEEADGHRIIKNIIMKLEGSVVELSDDSVVIDGETAILPFSKAGMLIEKTPTYIKIKAKLGLVAIWNMEDSFLVELDLKYKNQTCGLCGDFNGVQLYNEFFSHGTL, from the exons ATGAATGATGTTATCATTAATGGGTTGGAAACCAGGCCCCGGTCATACACCAGGGCAGCGGTGCCAAATGGAGAGCCCACTGAGCAAGACCTTTACTCCCTGGAGCAACAGGTGATCACATTCTTTGACAGCAAAGGCATAGCCATGAACAGTAAGGACACTGAGGCGTGTCATCCCCTTCCCCGGAAGAAT GTAGGAGTGAGTCCCATCCACAACGGCCAGGTTTGCAGTACGTGGGGCAACTACCACTACAAGACCTTTGATGGAGACGTTTTCCAGCTGCGCTCAACCTGCAACTACGTCCTGACCTCCTCATGCAGGAGCAGCTACAAGGACTTCAACATCCAGATCAGAAGTGAGGAGGCTGACGGCCATCGCATcatcaaaaacatcatcatGAAGCTGGAGGGGTCGGTGGTGGAGCTCTCTGATGACTCAGTGGTCATTGATGGTGAAAC agcCATCCTACCATTCAGTAAAGCAGGAATGCTCATTGAGAAAACTCCCACCTACATCAAAATCAAAGCGAAGCTGGGATTAGTTGCCATCTGGAATATGGAAGACTCTTTTCTG GTGGAGCTAGATTTGAAGTATAAGAACCAAACCTGTGGTCTTTGCGGAGACTTTAATGGGGTCCAGCTCTACAATGAGTTCTTCAGCCACGGTACACTTTGA